TGGACAAGATCGCGTTCACCGGATCGACCGCGGTGGGTCGCGAGATCGGTGCGAAGGCGGGCGCGCAACTCAAGCGCGTGACACTGGAACTCGGCGGGAAGAGCCCGAACATCATTCTCGCCGACGCCGACCTGGACGCGGCGATCGCCGGTTCGTACCAAGGGATCTATGGAAACACAGGCCAGGCTTGCTACGCGGCGTCGCGGCTGTTCGTGCACCGGAGCCGTTTCGACGAGGTTGTTTCGGGCCTGGTCGAACGGGCGTCGAATGCCGTCGTCGGCCCGGCACTGGACCCGGCGACGGAGCACGGTCCGCTGATCTCGGCCCAGCAGTACGAGCGGGTGCGGTCGTACATCGTCGACGGTGTCGCCTCGGGCGCCACCCTGCACGGTGATGTCCCGCCCGCTGATCCTTCCGGTTTTTTTGTCCGCCCCACCCTGTTCACCGACGTCAAGCCGGACATGCGCATCGCGCGCGAGGAGATCTTCGGCCCGGTTCTGGTCGCCACCCCCTTCGACGACCTGTCGGAGGCGGTTTCCCACGCCAACGACACCGAATACGGCTTGGCAGCGGGCGTCTGGACGCGAGACGTCGGGCACGCCCACACCCTGGCCTCGCGACTTCAGGCGGGCGTCGTCTACCTGAACTCCTGGGCCTCGGGCGACCCAGCCGCCCCCTTCGGCGGCATCAAGTCTTCCGGCGTCGGCCGCGAAATGGGCCAAGAGGGCGTCGAGTCCTACCTGGAGTCGAAAACCGTGTGGACCTCGCTCGCGTCCCAGTGCCTTCACACGTCGTAGGTGACATGCTGCGCCGGCACCGGGGGCGGCGTACGCTTGTTCGGCCTGGCACAGTTCCCGGCAGGGACTCGCTTCTTCCCGCTCAGCGACATCGAGCGCGGCGCGATCACGATCACACCGGCAGGTACGACCACGCGGTCCGTGAGTTCGTCAGGCATCTGGATAGCGCTGGCGTTGCTCACCCATGCGCTGGGTCTCTTGAACGACATCCGCACAGGGCACTAGTGTCCTGAGTCGTTAATGCTTGGTCACCGTAGGCTTGGGTGATGCCGAGTTCGAAGCTGGTGCCGTTGGTGCTGTCCGAGGAGGAACGCCGGGTCCTGGTTGGCTGGACCCGGCGTCGTACCACGGCGCAGGGTTTGGCTATGCGGGCCAGGATCGTGCTCGCGTGTGCTGAAGGTGGTTCCAACACCGACGTGGCCGGGCGGCTACGGCTCAACCGGAGCACGGTGGCGACGTGGCGGGCGCGGTTCGTCCGCGACAGACTCGACGGTCTGTCCGATGAACCGCGCCCTGGCCGGCCTCGCACGATCACCGACGACCAGGTCGAGCACGTGGTCGTGACCACACTGGAGACCAAGCCGGTGAACGCGACGCACTGGTCGACCCGGTCATTGGCGGCGCAGACCGGGATGACGCAGTCGGCGGTGTCGCGGATCTGGCGGGCGTTCGGTCTCAAGCCGCACAAAGTCGACACCTTCAAGATCAGCAAGGACCCGCTGTTCGTGGACAAGGTCCGCGATGTGGTCGGGCTGTATCTGGATCCGCCGGGCAAGGCAGTGGTGCTGTGCGTGGACGAGAAGTCCCAGATCCAGGCACTGGACCGGTCCGCGCCGGTATTGCCGATGCTGCCTGGCGTGCCCGAACGGCAGAGTTTCGATTACGTCCGGCACGGCACCACCAGTCTGTTCGCCGCCCTCGAAATCGCCACCGGTCAGGTGATCAGCGCGGTCAAACGCCGCCACCGGCACCAGGAATTTCTCGCGTTCCTGCGCACCATCGACAAGACCGTGCCCACCGAACTGGACGTGCACGTCATCCTGGACAACCTGTCCACGCACAAAACCCCGGCGGTGAAAACGTGGCTGCTCAAGCATCCGCGCTTCCACCTGCACTTCACCCCGACCGGCTCGTCCTGGCTCAACCTGGTCGAACGCTTCTTCGCCGAGATCACCGTCAAACTGCTGCGGCGGGGCGTCCACCGCTCGGTCACCGCGCTGGAAAAAGACATCCGCACCTGGATCAAACAGTGGAACACCAACCCCAAGCCCTACGTCTGGACCCGCACCGCAGACCAGATCCTCGAATCCCTCGCCGCCTACTGCCAACGAATTAACGACTCAGGACACTAGCGCACCTCGGCCGGTGACCGGGCGAAGTCCGGAATCAACGAGAGAATTCCCAGGAACGCCATTCCGGCCCCAATCCACAACGGTGCCGACAACCCCACTCCCGCGCTGATCCCGAGCCCGCCCAGCCAGGGCCCGATCACCACACCCACGTTGATCGCCGACCCATTCACCGTGTTGACCAAGGGGCCTTCGTTCGACACCGACATCACCCGAGCCGCCATCGCCGGGTTCAGCGGCAGGCCGATCAGCCCCAGCAGCACAGTCGCCACGATCGTCGGCAGTTGATACGAAACGACCAAAGCGAAACCGGCCAGAACCACCGTCAGCGCCACGAGCCCGCCCAGCAGCAAAGGCCGCAGATAATCATCCGCGAATCGGCCGACCACGACATTGCCGACCACGGTCGCAACGCCGTAAACCGCGAACAGCACCGGCACCGTACCCGGATTGAAGCCCGTCGCGTCCGTGTAGATCGGTGACAGGTAGCTGAAACCGGCCACCA
The genomic region above belongs to Amycolatopsis sp. YIM 10 and contains:
- a CDS encoding IS630 family transposase, with the translated sequence MPSSKLVPLVLSEEERRVLVGWTRRRTTAQGLAMRARIVLACAEGGSNTDVAGRLRLNRSTVATWRARFVRDRLDGLSDEPRPGRPRTITDDQVEHVVVTTLETKPVNATHWSTRSLAAQTGMTQSAVSRIWRAFGLKPHKVDTFKISKDPLFVDKVRDVVGLYLDPPGKAVVLCVDEKSQIQALDRSAPVLPMLPGVPERQSFDYVRHGTTSLFAALEIATGQVISAVKRRHRHQEFLAFLRTIDKTVPTELDVHVILDNLSTHKTPAVKTWLLKHPRFHLHFTPTGSSWLNLVERFFAEITVKLLRRGVHRSVTALEKDIRTWIKQWNTNPKPYVWTRTADQILESLAAYCQRINDSGH
- a CDS encoding aldehyde dehydrogenase family protein; this translates as MHINGDFVRAADGRTFETFDPSTGERITEVAHAGAEDVESAVRAARLALDGPWGALPAVERGRLLGRLADLVEANAAELAELESRDGGKPISATTSMDVPGAVAQFRYFSGWPTKLEGRTIPVAMPDTLCYTRPEPVGVVAQILPWNFPLLMTSWKLGAALAAGCAVVLKPAEQTPLTALRLAELVVDAGFPPGAVNVLTGAGETGALLVDHPGVDKIAFTGSTAVGREIGAKAGAQLKRVTLELGGKSPNIILADADLDAAIAGSYQGIYGNTGQACYAASRLFVHRSRFDEVVSGLVERASNAVVGPALDPATEHGPLISAQQYERVRSYIVDGVASGATLHGDVPPADPSGFFVRPTLFTDVKPDMRIAREEIFGPVLVATPFDDLSEAVSHANDTEYGLAAGVWTRDVGHAHTLASRLQAGVVYLNSWASGDPAAPFGGIKSSGVGREMGQEGVESYLESKTVWTSLASQCLHTS